A window from Nitrospirota bacterium encodes these proteins:
- the kdsA gene encoding 3-deoxy-8-phosphooctulonate synthase, with translation MKRSLSVGSAALHPGDLFLIAGPCVIEDVAITFETAERLKTICSELGIAFIFKSSFDKANRTSVSSFRGPGIDRGLRILADIRSTLQVPVIADIHAIEEIHPAAEVLDALQIPAFLCRQTDLVLAAAQTNKPVNIKKGQFLAPWDVKNIIDKFISSGNQNLFITERGVSFGYNNLVVDFRAFPIMRSFGYPVIFDVTHSLQLPGGQGTSSGGQREFAEPMAKAAVAAGVDGLFMEVHPDPEKALCDGPNMIRLDEMQGFLRRVKAVHDLIAAQAGTTGGALA, from the coding sequence TTGAAAAGGTCTCTATCTGTAGGCTCTGCAGCCTTGCATCCCGGGGACCTTTTTCTCATAGCCGGCCCCTGTGTTATCGAAGACGTAGCCATAACGTTCGAAACAGCAGAGCGGCTGAAAACGATATGTTCGGAGCTGGGCATCGCCTTTATCTTTAAGAGCTCCTTTGACAAGGCAAACAGGACATCAGTTTCTTCCTTCCGGGGCCCTGGCATAGACAGAGGCCTCAGAATCCTTGCGGATATCAGGTCAACGCTTCAGGTCCCGGTGATTGCCGACATTCATGCCATAGAAGAGATTCATCCAGCTGCCGAGGTACTTGATGCACTCCAGATACCTGCATTCCTCTGCAGGCAGACAGACCTCGTCCTGGCAGCGGCACAGACCAACAAGCCGGTGAATATTAAAAAGGGGCAATTCCTTGCTCCCTGGGATGTTAAAAATATCATTGATAAGTTCATATCAAGCGGCAATCAAAACCTTTTTATCACAGAGCGCGGAGTGTCTTTCGGGTATAACAATCTTGTGGTCGATTTCAGGGCATTTCCGATCATGCGGTCATTCGGATATCCTGTGATCTTTGATGTAACTCACAGCCTGCAGTTGCCAGGCGGACAGGGCACGAGTTCAGGAGGGCAGAGGGAGTTTGCCGAGCCGATGGCAAAGGCTGCTGTTGCCGCAGGCGTTGACGGCCTCTTCATGGAGGTCCACCCGGACCCTGAAAAGGCGTTGTGCGATGGCCCGAACATGATCAGACTTGACGAAATGCAGGGGTTCCTGCGACGGGTCAAGGCTGTGCATGACCTCATTGCAGCGCAGGCCGGCACAACCGGGGGGGCGTTGGCATGA